Within the Corvus hawaiiensis isolate bCorHaw1 chromosome 8, bCorHaw1.pri.cur, whole genome shotgun sequence genome, the region TATTTACAAAGTAATGTCTGGAAACTAAAGAACCATTAAGGACAattttccaggttttctcaTTTGAAGGGATTTTCCTCATATTCagctttttccttcaaaataatttcataattttccAAAACAGATTATTTGGGActttcaggaggaaaaaggaactAAGATTatggaagaaaagctgaaaatgggTTAAGGATATTACTCCATATTTGTGGAAAGAAAGGGTTGGAACTAGCAGCAAATTAACTCCATCTGATCTGagtgtttttgcttttcccaTTTAAGACCGAGCCAGAAGGCTTCGGTTTACCTTACTCTGTTCTAACAATCAGACAAACTAAATTCATTTTCCCAAATGCCTCCAAGGCTGAGTAGCTGGTAAGAATACTacataaaggaaaattattgtCACATCTACAATTGACTGCTGTCCTGCTCATGTTTAACCTGGTTCCTATACCTCTCTTTAAAATGTGGTTGAGATCACAGGTTTGTTGATTATAGTACTTTGTTGATTCAATGTAGTTGTTTTCTGGGTGGGATAGACTGTATTTTATCAGAAGAGTTAATAGGTTTGTGGTTTACAGCAAAATATGATAtactgctggaaaaaaacattgttCAGGATAGGTGTATACATGTCTTTTCTGACTAAGGATGGTGGAAAGAAGGTGGGCGTagatgtgtgtctgtgtttacATATACCTGAAGAAGGCAGATACCTGCAGGCATgctttttcaagatttttttcactgtttggtGCATATACTGCAGTGTTGGGTGATTGGCAGtttgtgtttcagaaaaaaactccGACTTGTAAAAAGCCTAATCAGTTCAATGTAGAAGGGAAGATAATGGTTATGACTTTAGTGTCTCCATTCTGCACAGTGcaccatgtggtcctgggactGTTGATCAGAACAATTAATACTCTAGGAGCCTACTTAAAATTTTGACTTGGCTGAGCTACTCTGGCActtcacagggttttttttttcaaactttatATGGATGACCTTTTGATTGttaatttttctaaaaacaGAGCAAGCTAATTAGATGTGTATTGGTTGCATGTGTGATATTGATGTCTATATTtgataaataaattattaagtTTTTATGAGAAgatacataattttattttaatatctttgtaGATACtattctgctttgaaaacaaTGGAGCAGCTAGAAAATCTATATCTTCCTAGAGTTAGCCAATACCGCTTCTGCCAGATAATGATAGAAAATCTTCCAAAACTGcgtgaagaaataaaagaaatatccATGTCAGATCTGAAGGATTTCTTAGAGAGTATTCGAAAGCATTCTGACAGAATTGGGGAAACTGCCATGAAGCAGGTAAGCCAGCCTAACAGGATGACTTTGGTCCTGTTGTTTACTGAAAATTTGTTTCATTAGTCTCAAATTATCCCAGAAGGTTTATTCAAAGATTACAGTCATCCCACAGACCTCTGAGTAAAGAAGGAGAGCTGTGAAATGCTAACATGTTGTGTAGTTTTTATCAGTGTCCTAGACAAGAAGTAGTTTCCTCCctgagaaaggaaggagagatgcTGTGTATCTCAGGTTTCAAGAAATTACGAAATACTAGGAGTAGTCAACTCCTGAATAGTCTGTTTCTCAGCAACTACTGCACCAAAACAAAGAGCAGCCTATCTGGCCAGCTGGCCAGGATGAATTAGACAAAAGAAGTGTTGAGATAACTGCCTAGTTCTCTCTAAAGTGCTACTCGTACAGAAGACAGAGGTAAGAGCCAGGAGGACACTGAGACAGCTGGGGGCCTTGCCTGCTCCATCACAAAATAATCTGCCACTTCAGAGCACAGGTACTGGGCAAGGTTTAAAGCAGTTAATGCTTTTAGAATTTATTCAGAGAGCAAATGAAGTTTTCTTTTGACTTCTTGTTGACAGAATTCAGGTTGGGTTGCCATTTTGTCATCTAAGGTTCTTGTAAAATGCAGCATCgattattataaataaaacttAATTGCAAAGTTGTGGTGTGCTGCCCTCAATAGTAAGGACAATATAGTGCCCTTGACTTCTGCAGCTGACTGCTCACTTAGACATAACTGAAGACAGCAGAAAAATAGCTGGGAACTCAGATACCTGTACTTCATTTAAATATTGATTCTCTGTTTGTGATTTATGGTCAGGAAAATtacggatttttttttttatttttttctgcctttaaaattGTATTCTGGTAATTAGGGAAAAATTATGCAGGATTCACTATTGGATTCATTTATCATCCCAAATTGATGAAAGGCAAAATCACTGGTGTAGACTGAGGGTGCACACATCTTGCAGTTATACTGATGCATATTCAATTGTACCACCTGTTTTTCATGTCATAGCATATACTCATCAGTGATGAAATTTGAATTACATGCCTCTTAATTGGTTCTACTCTTAaaacaggcacagcagcagaaaacctTTAGTACTGCTCTTCAGAAGCAGAATAATGTAAACTATGGTCGGAATATGCATTTAGGTAGAAACAGAATTTTGGAATCCAAGAATGAAATCACATTGAAGCGAACATTTGAAGATGAGGATGAACATGAAGAAGAGGTAACTTTGTACTAAATCAGTTCAACTTATTTAAAGTGAACTTTGTAGGTTTATTGAACAAAGCTCGCAGTACACGGTCTTTAGATGGTTAACGTTAATTAGTAAAACATACAGAACACCTCCAAGGGGTACCAGTCCAGATCAGCATTTTAGGGTGAAAAATTAATGCTAATATTTTAGTTGTATTAATGCTAGCTTTAGCATTATGTTTGAGGACATTCATTCAGACAGGACCTGCAGTTACTCTGGAATTCAGTTGCAACTTACATCATCCATTACCTGTCCACTGTTACATGGCCCGCTGGAATATTCTGGTGTTGCTAAATCCAGCACTTTGGTGTTGAGGACCTCAACTTGGGTTAGAACTCTTTCATCTGTCAAATACTCGGTATTCCTAAATTGAATAAAACAGTGAGTATTTAGACCTTTAAATCTGATGctcaaaacacagagaaaggagTGTGGTATTGtaacacaaataaaatatattactgTAATACAAAGGGAGGAGAGATTGGAGCagttgttttattgtttttggATAGAAGCCATCCATTTTTGAGTCCTTGTTATGTAGACAAGTTCTGTTGGTAATATATCCCATTTTGCAGATTATatgtttattatattttatctactcttctttttcctttacttcTTCAGGTTTTAACTGCCCAAGATCTTGTAGACTTTTCTCCAGTCTACAGGTGTTTGCACATCTACTCAGTTTTGGTATGTATTAAGGTGACCTCAAGAAGAGATTTAAATTTTTGAAATTGCATGCTCATTTGCACATTGTTCATACTCTTAATAGTTCCCAAACAGGCAAGTGTGTTGCTTCTAGTGCTAGTAGTTCTGGATGAACCAGCTGAGATGGGTAGACTGTGGATACTCAGGGCATGAGCCCACCTGTTCTTTTGTATGCATAATAAAGGACACTCCACAAGGCATTAACTACCTAGGTGTTTTTAagtatatatgtaaaatatgcATGTTTGCCTTAATACTGGTATTAGCACTTCTGCAGTTCCCACAAGTATTCCATGTTACCCAAATATTTGGATGAATATTACAAAACATAGGAATATTCAGACTGAATCTTGTGGAAGTCAGAGTAGTAGTGAAAAATAGGAAGCAAAACCTGGAGATTCTGACAGGGTGTGCCCAGGCAGATTAGGCTGGATTCAATGGCAGAGACACAGTAGCCCATTTTAGCTTCTGTGAAAGAGATTCAGTGCACAATCTTAAAAGGATGAACACTTTTTTTGGGAAACACGGTATCAAattatttgttgttttctgatttttcttatgTCTCAGTTACTTTTGAAGTCAGGTTACTTATAGAATATAAGTATTAGTGACACATTGATGATGTAGATGTAAGTATTGCTAATCCTACAGTCTCAGCTGGACCTGGCTTCAAGCATTCAGGCTGGGTTATCATCTTTTTATGGAATCCTTGCAGCAGTGTTACATGAAAGTTTGCATATTGAAATActgtttaaaatgttatttcacTGTCAGGACTGGGTAGAGATTTGATGCTGGGCGTAGAAGTCAACAATCTGAAAACTGCACTGAATATTTGGGCTGGAGGTGAATGGTTGATATCTGATCAGTATGTGTTTGTATGAATTGGAGCATACTGTGTATAGTTCTTCTGCAACTTGGtttcaagggttttttttgtttgtttttaagcaaaGTCTCTTTTACTTTTAGGCTTTCTTAGGTTAGCAGTATTTCTAAATATGACTAAATATTCATTATGAACTAAATATTCATTGTGAACTAAGTACTCATTATGAGCTAAATTTATATCTTATAAAGGAATTAGGTAAGTAGTGCTGTCTTAGTAGTATAAAATGTCTGTAATAATTTGATTTGGAGATTTTTTGGAAGACCAAGTAATGGAATTCTAAATAGCACTGGCCTAATCATGGGCTCATAAAGTGAAAACAAACCTTAAAAATGCTAAGATGCTTTATTATTCTTGCATACAAGTTACATGTGGTTTAGCAGATAGATGAGTCAATGCAGCACTGATTTCAAATGGACAGATGATTTCTACTGAATGGTCATTTTAATGAGATGAGTAGGATGTCACTTGAATTCCTCGTAATATAACCTTTAGGCACAGAAGGTATTGTGTTTTTGAGGATCatgataggaaaaaaatccaaatccaGACTCATTATAAATCTGAAGAGAATAAGCAAATATTCAATAAATCTAATGTGTGTCTTTCCTGAGGCAAAGGTAATGCAGGAAGTGTTCAGATGTGTCATATATTCACAGAAGCTTTTTTGTAACAACTTTATAATGCAGTTACTTTCTTGATTAACCTAGACAAATGTTTTAGGAGACAGTGAGTTTCAATTATACAGTAATAGGCAATATGCCTTGTCTATGAATATTAATACACTCTGAAAGTTGTAGTTTAAAAATGGACATACTGTTTAAAATGAATAATAGTACTTGACAAAATGTACGCACACGAGCAAAATTTTTGTTTACAGTACAGGCTGCAAGCTTCTCTACAGAAAGAGGTAATTTCTGCGTATTTCACGCAAAACTTTGCAGGTGTCAGTTGGAGGTTTACATGTggaataaatgcaaaatatgtgCTTAGTTTAAGAGAATTCTACCCTTAAATTAAGAAGAGCCTTTTTCATACGGAGACAATATTCTTTTTTTGACTACTTAACATCTTTTTTTAGGGTGAtggagaaatatttgaaaattactacagaaaacaaaggagGAAACAAGCAAGATTAGTTTTGCAACCACAGTCAAGCATGGTAATCAGTACTTTTGGTTTTGCCTTGATTTGAGTTGAAGCTAATGCTTAGTGGTATTTTTGTTCctaaacttgttttctttttcactgaaagcatGAAACAGTAGAAGGCTACAGAAGATACTTCAGTCAAATTGTAGGGTAAgttttcttaatgaaaatttatttcagttttactgtGTTGATTCTTAATTCAACCTATCTCCCATTGTCCAAAAACTTTCTTCTGCAAGATTCAGTTTCTGCACAAATCGTGTGGGTGGTTATTGCTGGATCTGAGCAGGAAAGAGCATCCAGATCCTACCAGCACAGTGCCCTACAAGGACCCTCCAGCATCCTGGGCTCCAGATGGCATGAAACaaacttttcacatttttacttCATTCTGGGTGAAGCACAACAGCAAACCTACTGAAGTGTCACTGCTCCCATGGggaaggttttggctatacttgGGTGTGAAGGGTAGTATTTGCTCTAATATTAGAAACAACTTAATAATTtaagtattattttattttagtttctttGTAGTAGAAGACCACATTTTACATGTAACGCAAGGATTGGTAACTAGAACATACACTGATGAACTCTGGAACATGGCCCTTTCCAAGATCATTGCTGTTCTTAGAACACATTCAGTAAGTGAGAAGTCTTACCAGTATTGCAGTTTAAATCCTTTTACTTCAGAGCTCTGTGTATTTAAAGCTGGGATAGcaacaaagtgaaaaattacacctctctcatgttttctttttctcgtGATTAAAAATTGCTCAGATTTGGGAGGGAGCCTGCCAAGCTTTTGTTTTGCCCAACAGTATCAGGCTGTGATCCACAGCCATGGGCTATTTGCATAATCCTCCACTGATTTACAACTCACAGGGTCTTCCAAACCTTCTCTTAGTCCAGCAGTTTAGAATATGCAGAGTTAATCTGCTGTTATTATTGCAATCCTTCCTCATTAGTCTCAACTGACCTCTTCATTAGATCAGATTGAATAGTTCAGTGCTGAAAGCACCACCAGGAAATAGTTCCTAATTATCATTCCAAATGCTGTGTTTCCAAAATAAACTCCACCAGCAAAACCCTTGGAGCTCTCTCTTCAATGCTATAGCAGTGTTATGTTTATGTTGAAATAAAGGTATTAGAAAAATTCTGTATCACTCGGGTATTTCGGTGTGTTCAAGTGTGTCTCCTAAAGTTATATTCCTCCCTTAGCTGCAGTGATGCTGCATGCTATTTCTTATTCCTCTATGAAAAACCAATGGAATACACATTGTTCACTCAGACTGACTGATAATAAATTGCTCCAGAGTTTACTATTGGTGTAACTTTTACTAtcagaaaaaatagaagaattttatctttccctttttaatgTTTGCTAGCAGCATTTCCTTTATGcagtgttaatttttatttttactaaaatTGATCTTTAATTCAAGGAATATTTTCTATTGCATATATACTCagcaaaaatggggaaaaagttGAGATTGCAACCATAGTTAGCATAGGACCTTTATTATCAGTGGTACATGAGATGTTCTCATACGTTTTTACTTCTTTTGAGAGGATTGTGATTAATTAAGAAATATCCATCCAGAATTCTTTAAAGCTAAATACTTTGCTAGTTACTTGTCTCCGTGTAGATATATACACCTATACAAGAATATGATAATTTAAGGGTTGAAGGTAATGTAATCTCTAAAGAACTTTTCCAAGTCTTGTTGTCTACTTGGTCACTATTTCTTCCCAATCTGCATAACTCACATCAAACCCAGTTCTTTCAGAATCTCTCTAACATCATCCTACTGTAGACTAATGTTTAGATAAATAAACCAAACCCttacttttaataaaatacgCTAAAACCAAAACTTCAAGAAAGGTGAAACAGGTGTATATGGTCTTCAATCAATACTGTATTCTTGTGAAgctctaaattattttaattttttttttttttttactttatctgGTATTGCAAATAGTGAAGCTGAGTTGTATGACTCTACACCTCTGAAAACCAAATTTCAGTCATCTAGTAAATAACTTAATGTCTTGACCTTTTTATCATCCAATTTAAATTTGAACttgtttagaaaatattttattaagttTTACCCATACAGCTAGGAAAAACTGTCTGAGGTGGTACAGCATTAGTTAGACCCAGGCTTGGTGGTCAAAAGAATGTCCTGTGGAACCTCTCTGATACTGATTTAACCAAGTGTGCTTATGTTCcactaaaataaatgtaatttgcTGATTTTCAGTCTCAGTACACCATGCTGGTATTTATTGAATCTCATATTTTAGTTTACTTTTTCTGAACTTCTACACCATTGATAGTTGTATAAAAATTTAACAAATACTTTTGTGTAGCTGGACTAAGTAAAGACAATTGAGTCTAAGTTGTTTTTCACTAGGGCTGGAGAGTTTAACCTGTGATAGtattctttgaaaatatatgttccatattttaaatccttttaacaaaaccagaatttctCACTTTCAGTCATATTGCAGTGATCCTGACCTTGTTCTGGAACTGAAGAATCTCATTGTAGTATTTGCTGATACTTTGCAGGTACATTCTGTATTATTAATTTAACTGAAATTCTTGTAGTCAGATTTTAACTTTAGATGAGTGCgatgtttgtgttttcatgAATCATATATacaaatcaaacccaaaattacacagtaatattttaaaaatgtatttcttgcCTTGGGtcttcattttcattattatgAACTGAACATATGTGTTCTGGGCTATCCAGCAAGCATTAGTTATTCATATCTGTGCCAAATTAGTTTTGTAATCTGTGTATgctcttgttttttaaaaatgcttcactTCTCATCTTAAAAAAGAATAGCATTCCAGTTATCCTTAACTCTTTAGCTGAAAGACCAAGTGAACATCATTGGGAAGTATTCTTGCAATTTTTAACAAACAAGGACAAATGGGGTAAATTTCTGAGTGCATAGGATAAATACTTTGgtaaaaatttaataaatcaACATGTAGTGGTGGGCTGAAAGTACTATGATCTGTGTTATAGAGGTGACAAGATTGAATAATAAATCTCACCTCAGATTTCTGAAGTGTTGTGATAGGAATTGAGTGTATTGGTTCTTGAACTATccccttttcatttttatccttTAGGGCTATGGTTTTCCTGTGAACCGACTCTTTGATCTTTTATTTGAGATAAGAGACCAATACAATGAAACACTTCTTAAAAAGTGGTCTGTATTGTTCAGGTACAGTACATCAAAATCGTTGTGCCTTTTATATTGCATCTATTGTTTTTGTCTGAGTTCAAGTTTTTATGATGTAATTCTGAAAGAATTTGTTAACTCAAGTGTTGTGTATGGATTTCAGGTTGGTTAGGACTAAGATATTCATCACATGTAACTACAATTAGAAGAGAAGACATCAAGTACTGCTTCTATAGTTaatggaaagaaggaaggtGTCCAAAGGAACATTATCAGAGAAACATGTAGGAAAGAGacatctgtttctcttctttagGAACCTAATAATTCTAGGTTATTGCAATAGGGCTTTAGGTTCCTAATTTAGGTTGTCTTAATGTTTACTGTTAGTTGATACACATATCTCATGACAAACTACTGACATTGCCAGTATGTCttcatggtttttttaatgaaggttGGTTTCCACCAATTCCTTGGGATCATTTAATTGAATAAAATTTAAACCCAGGAATATGTCAGCCTGAGACTGTACTCCAAAGCCTATTTACAGATGGGGTGTGATGTCTCAATGTGCAGAAATCGTTTGCCATAAAATGTTTCATTACAGAAAAACTTAATATTAAATTGACCACTTAAGGTTGTCCAGCTCTCTGGAAAAGTGTAGGTGTCCATAATCAGTAGGTATATTATGGTTTACTCTGGAGTGGATTAGTTGCTCTGAGGTTCCTTTGCTGTATTATGTACGTATTAAAACACTTCTGGGTTCTTGCTCTGTGATTCAACACACTGTAAAAAGTTAATATATATGAAGTATTtccaaagtaattaaaaatacttgggATGTGTAAAATTCTTAAAACTTTTTGAAAGTGCACACCTAAGTGTGATagtaaaatttatatttatttacacaTGTTAACACCAGAAAATACTGTAAGTTACGtgtctaaattttttttcacttcacttATTCACCAGGGATATTTTTGAAGCAGACAACTACAGCCCTATCCCTGTAGCAAATGAAGAGGAATACAGAATTGTTATAAGCAAATTTCCTTTTCAAGATGCAGAACTTGATAAGGTAAGGGAATCTTTTATGTTATTAAAGTTTGTGGAAATCCAGTTGAAGACACTAGGGACAGTAAtgatttttataattaaaaaacaattaaaatttgaaaagctAGGTCGATTAAGAGGCTAAATCACCTTCTTTGTGTGTAATTATCTAGTCATAagtaaatatgaaaatgaaaggtTGACTCATTTGTTCAGATGTTGGAGTGAATAATGAAACCCAATTGTTTTGTAAACAAATTAATAATAGAGTTTAATTGAAAAAGTCTTTATGTAATTATAATGCAATCTGTCTTCAGTTAATTTTTGTTGCAACTCACTGGGTTTAATTACTCAGTATATGCTGTTAGATTgcaaaaatacatgtaaaataGAGATTGGTTAGAGACGATGACTTTtgtatttcacttttaaattttaatatttgtgtTTGCATATGTGGGGCAAAATAAACATGAAGGGACTGTGAATAATTCTGCTATACTAGCACAGCAGTAGGATGTCCTTTTGTAGCCTCAGCCATTCTTTCACTACAGACTCTTTTCGCAGAAAGGTGATTAACCTGTTCTGCTATTCAAGTATGGTTTTAGAAATACCATGAAGAAGTAAGAGGCTCATGATGGAGTCTGTAGAGGGGCACTAAGTCTAAGAACCTCATGACAGTGGGAGTAACTGCTGTAGGGGGAAGCTGTTCTATACACAATCCACCACTACAGATACCTGCCAAAGTGAAAAGCTATTTTAATTCTATGGTTCAGCAGGGATTTGCCAGGCAAATGTAACAGCTGCATGTCATTAATACAGTGTTGCaatgaagatgaaaaattaaagtttttatGCTGATTTTTGAATGAGATTCCAGAGTGCTTTCTGGATGCTTTCTGCCATCAAATTAATTTACTTAGCCTTTATAATACTAAAAGAAGTTGAACAGAATGGAAATCCCTTATAGTGTTGGAAGTATACCATACTCTGGATACTATTTAGCATGGCATATTTTGCTAATAAATGgcaaaagttttcattttgtacTGAATAGTTTTATCTgctatacatatatgtatggTTACTACAAAGATTTGGCTGTTGTTGatggatgcttttttttttaaagagaaaatgaattattCATGGATGATACCAGTTGttgattatttttctcatgcattagtcataaagagaaaaagatttttttttgtaaatgtcAAAAATTATGTGTTCAATGCAGAAATACCTATTTGGTCTGTGTAGATTAAATTGAATTTATTCACTTTTGTTCTCCCAAATACAGTATCAGCTTTAAAATCAAAGTGTAAGAAGCATCTTATTATTACAAACTTACTACTGTTTCCCACATGTTAATCCAAATTCctgaaaataattcaaactgctttggttttgtgaaccattaaaaaaatagtctGAGCATTCTCTAGATACTTTGGGAATCCCAGAAGAGTTGAACttctcaaactttttttttggcactgctttctttgggaaaaaaaaagtttgtgtttTTGAACCTCTTATCCCAATTACTTCTATCTTGTTCATTCAGATTAAAAGCAGTTTGAGACctgttttttaatgtatgtttgTAAATTGCATTCTGCAGGGGCATCGTGAATTACATAAAATCTCCAAACTTTATTGTAATTTAAAGAAGTGATAAAATTCTATTTTGCTTATAAGCTATTTAAACAGACGTGGAAGTCAGCTCAACACATACAGCTTTGTATTtgatgaaaaccagaaaaggttAAGATAGATTAAAACATTGATAATGTTAAGTGGCTTTCTAATTGTTGTGTTTAGTACCAAGCTCTGTTGGAATCAGTTTCAAGTGTAAGACAGTATTATCTCTTATTTTCACAGCAGTCCTTTCCAAAGAAGCTTCCAATGTCTCAGTCAGTGCCTCAAATTTATATGCAGGTGAAGGAATTTATTTATGCAAGCCTTAAGTTTTCAGAGTCACTTCACCGCAGGTAAGCTCGAACTATCAGGAATGTGGCTGTAAAGTAGCTTGTAACTTTCAGGTCACCTAAAAATATatactaaaatgaaaataaactttcttgTGTACTTGCTTGCTATGCTTGTTTCATAATTTACATATGTAATTCTTTATATATGTTTAATCTATGATTCCCAGTGCTGTagcatatatttatatgtatgtggatatatatatacactataCAATATGTGCATCGGTGAGTGTAGCTTGGTGTGGTAAGCAGTTTAAAAcactgctggggttttttaaacagtATTGACTGGTTTGAATAATCTAGAGAACCTATTTAACAAGGCATGTAAAGATTGAAAAGTATACTTTGATACTGACCATTTCAGAAGTAATTGTTTAGCATCCCTGATTACTTCCTAGTCTTTTCCTACTCAGTGCTTTGAGTTTCCTTAGCAATGATTTCTCCTGCAAGAAAATGAGCTGTCTGCATGTTCACTCCCTCTCCTATCCCACGGTCTTCTGATGGAAAACATCACACTTCacccattttctttcctcttctggcCTTCAAAAGC harbors:
- the EXOC6 gene encoding exocyst complex component 6 isoform X8, which encodes MERKSKSNLSELYLEENKDQIYENALAEIQSFELPLGTTLRSVYDDQPNAHQKFMEKLDACIRNHDREIEKMCNFHHQGFVDAITELLKVRADAEKLKVQVTDTNRRLQDAGKEVIAQTEEIIRCRVQQRNITTVVEKLQLCLPALEMYSKLKEQMSVKRYYSALKTMEQLENLYLPRVSQYRFCQIMIENLPKLREEIKEISMSDLKDFLESIRKHSDRIGETAMKQAQQQKTFSTALQKQNNVNYGRNMHLGRNRILESKNEITLKRTFEDEDEHEEEVLTAQDLVDFSPVYRCLHIYSVLGDGEIFENYYRKQRRKQARLVLQPQSSMHETVEGYRRYFSQIVGFFVVEDHILHVTQGLVTRTYTDELWNMALSKIIAVLRTHSSYCSDPDLVLELKNLIVVFADTLQGYGFPVNRLFDLLFEIRDQYNETLLKKWSVLFRDIFEADNYSPIPVANEEEYRIVISKFPFQDAELDKQSFPKKLPMSQSVPQIYMQVKEFIYASLKFSESLHRSSTEIDDMLRKSTNLLLTRTLSSCLQNLIKKPHIGLTELVQIIINTTHLEQACKYLEDFISNITNISQLTVHTARLYGLSTFKDARHAAEGEIYTKLNQKIDEFIQIADYDWTMSESDGRASGYLMDLINFLRSTFQVFTHLPLTVHLNFFVLIALLVSFSE